Proteins co-encoded in one Funiculus sociatus GB2-C1 genomic window:
- a CDS encoding DEAD/DEAH box helicase has translation MMSPNTKNTDQLILRHLEDIEQERINFGLYETYVTKADIIQRAQEKGENLDEAALEEGLASLEEQRWALKLDENHYRSRISEIVRLLKNVKQRFRSNDAQSAPYLIQSIRVEFADRRRLARETKFKETINQLFKSSRSLRLKHLDNARKAVQNGFCKALDKELDEVRLTRVQERALQEITQKYFQRQGQGYVITGNTGSGKTEAALLPLLLGALQEKMNNIAGCKIILVYPRQTLAKNQLERLSQYVAAINQQVYGMAMSGVSNQDLTVGIVFGDTPSNDEELRNGYSKDGKLQRGRWEKQDEKYKLPYFTDKNGEPVYAVNLANGECTLKPADSSWELKGFKATRSAIQSNPPDVLIITTEMLHRWLMDAAFNDFFGLSTRPGYPPNFCAPRAVVFDEIHLYDTIHGAQIGLLIRRLRHRLQQAMRSCDGESWRYPLMLGMSATIGNPQKFWKELSGVADVDEISPEEKDMEDAQGREYFLFIRPETYSRGKPVGDASTAIQTIMAIAHNMRRRDSDGKEPPKFRSLVFQDSISKVKKLALEFHDAETNNNLACYRLQRPNSSHDVLTSPAFLDGEYWYFDAEDLDQYSTKRQPGTEARSLTSKPFPVYSGSGKGDIEILLQDIIFATTSLEVGYDDASIQFVMQHHAPRNPASFVQKKGRAGRSLQDRPITAVTLSQNSYKDAFYYQNPQLLYDPSDYRPPLNVDNYFVQQFQTIALIFDELARLKQGRNLLQGNFSSVEEHLDEIQQELDRFEIGQELQHAYKYVTGESFQKVHPIWREIWNWFKKRMLEDDIRYNFGKNNNLLQICPDLPDNLFSSINLPTVRVMFSGGGEPENWSGADEDISLAFLELAPGKITRRYNPRYHLYWRPLVAFVEPRENFKGRPVSNAVAMERYKYEKRSENPGPFNSLLLKQLDQVWGSNWQDYFPLNVEQVYTQAVPQRFYRVRYLELWDFGKDLVDDPKHPNTEWLGAFKPDGSVDLRFGSKRKQLDKLYPGRVRSVSPDSNSYPLSFSVVKVNTADQEEVEPRHRLELPPLFKGLVNNLDFYYGEVGENRSMLNVWEVQYGAEARIRLLSDEQLLRQGRKDPHAGMGQNTVRYISEHDGKPTLYGYDLNTEGVRVPYSYEQLRKVAEFLFEEIWNDPKRKTHLQDQYLRFLLKSSSWQPKGVEHPLTAFDLRKVADIIATMRAESRAMGTEDWRTFLEHLTNPDGLNNLVDMVRAKYWRDHRVFPEDFRDRLVSTLAYSNSVTESQSDSAIQGTLFDTTAFQAETTTSKEPATPSNTRQLLEEQVFAKLGKKSEILDYLMDNIVHSLKQATRNLFLTEGSTRDEEIGSHSVLKLTYGKKPWDTSFYVYERNQDGNGATRLASEVLKENPTHLLKRWWEVTLSCPLGDEEDFLKRVLRDNKQLLLDFQETFFQSEPQNRSNPRDFLFPLVEEQVKDKDHDPLLQRLAGLLTSELSIAGQTLPRIGLQSELLHLEDALAERFKRPPTPRELAGYAATQVQQEPTNYPYLAQLMQRYEEHTQNLGLEDEDSEDTANALDRFLAQVENMSLSTCVDACPACLAASCDHGHIDVMRHTISRRYLKMARHLLTQELTREYGQEPVENLVAIAQHNGGYVILEHLGQPNPAYMLQLKNQGFKMIKRDFDHETFVVRQMFYYQGNT, from the coding sequence ATGATGAGTCCCAACACTAAAAACACTGACCAACTCATTTTGCGTCATCTAGAGGATATTGAGCAGGAGCGGATTAACTTTGGTCTCTACGAAACCTATGTCACAAAGGCTGACATAATACAACGTGCCCAAGAAAAGGGTGAGAACTTGGACGAGGCTGCATTAGAAGAAGGGTTAGCCAGTTTAGAAGAGCAAAGGTGGGCGCTCAAGCTGGATGAGAACCACTATCGCTCACGAATTAGCGAGATTGTCCGGCTCCTCAAGAATGTTAAGCAAAGGTTTCGCAGCAATGATGCCCAAAGCGCCCCTTATCTAATCCAATCCATCCGTGTTGAGTTTGCAGATCGCCGCAGATTAGCGCGTGAGACTAAGTTTAAAGAAACTATCAATCAGTTATTTAAAAGCAGTAGAAGTCTGAGACTAAAGCATCTAGATAACGCTCGCAAAGCTGTTCAAAATGGTTTTTGTAAAGCACTAGACAAAGAACTAGACGAAGTAAGACTAACCCGTGTGCAAGAACGGGCGTTGCAGGAAATCACTCAGAAATATTTCCAACGTCAAGGACAGGGATATGTAATTACTGGCAACACTGGTAGTGGTAAAACTGAAGCTGCGTTACTTCCTCTGCTGCTTGGAGCGTTGCAGGAGAAGATGAACAATATTGCGGGATGTAAAATTATCCTAGTTTATCCCCGGCAGACTTTAGCCAAAAATCAGTTAGAGCGACTCAGCCAGTATGTAGCCGCCATTAACCAACAAGTGTATGGAATGGCAATGAGTGGAGTGTCGAACCAAGATTTGACTGTAGGAATTGTCTTTGGTGACACTCCATCCAATGACGAGGAACTGCGTAATGGATACTCAAAAGACGGAAAACTCCAGCGTGGACGTTGGGAAAAGCAAGATGAGAAATACAAACTCCCGTACTTCACAGACAAAAACGGAGAGCCGGTCTACGCAGTCAACCTAGCCAATGGTGAATGTACCCTAAAACCTGCTGACAGCAGTTGGGAGTTGAAGGGCTTTAAGGCTACGCGCAGCGCTATTCAAAGCAACCCGCCAGACGTGCTAATTATCACCACTGAAATGCTGCATCGGTGGTTGATGGACGCTGCATTCAATGATTTTTTCGGCTTATCGACTCGCCCAGGTTATCCACCAAATTTCTGTGCCCCACGAGCTGTCGTATTCGACGAGATTCACCTCTATGACACTATACACGGCGCTCAGATTGGCTTGCTGATTCGCCGTTTACGCCATCGGCTACAACAGGCAATGCGTTCGTGTGATGGAGAATCTTGGCGATACCCACTGATGCTGGGGATGAGTGCAACTATTGGTAATCCTCAAAAGTTTTGGAAGGAACTTAGTGGGGTTGCGGATGTAGATGAGATTTCACCAGAAGAGAAGGACATGGAAGATGCTCAGGGACGAGAGTATTTCCTGTTCATTCGCCCAGAAACTTACTCGCGTGGCAAGCCTGTAGGAGATGCTTCGACAGCAATCCAGACGATTATGGCGATCGCCCACAATATGCGTCGGCGAGACAGTGATGGGAAAGAACCTCCTAAGTTCAGAAGCCTCGTGTTTCAAGACTCCATTAGTAAAGTCAAAAAGTTAGCACTTGAATTCCACGATGCCGAAACCAACAATAATCTAGCATGCTACAGACTTCAGCGACCCAATTCTAGCCACGACGTACTAACCTCACCAGCGTTTCTGGATGGTGAATATTGGTACTTTGATGCTGAAGACCTTGACCAATACTCCACGAAACGCCAACCCGGAACAGAAGCGCGATCGCTCACTTCAAAGCCTTTTCCAGTGTACAGCGGTAGTGGTAAAGGAGATATCGAAATTCTGCTGCAAGACATCATCTTTGCTACTACTTCTTTAGAAGTTGGCTACGACGACGCTAGCATCCAATTTGTAATGCAGCACCACGCCCCTCGTAACCCAGCTAGCTTCGTGCAAAAGAAGGGCAGGGCTGGTCGTTCCCTCCAAGACCGTCCTATCACTGCGGTCACCCTCTCACAAAACTCTTACAAGGATGCCTTCTATTATCAGAACCCGCAACTCCTCTACGATCCTTCCGACTACCGCCCACCTCTCAATGTCGATAACTACTTTGTGCAGCAGTTTCAAACCATCGCCCTAATCTTTGATGAGTTGGCGCGTCTTAAACAAGGGCGAAACTTACTCCAGGGAAACTTCAGTAGTGTCGAAGAGCATTTGGACGAAATACAGCAGGAGTTGGATAGATTCGAGATTGGGCAGGAACTTCAGCACGCTTACAAGTATGTAACAGGCGAATCGTTTCAAAAAGTTCACCCTATTTGGAGAGAGATATGGAATTGGTTTAAAAAGCGAATGCTTGAAGATGATATCCGCTATAACTTTGGGAAAAACAACAATCTGCTCCAAATTTGTCCGGACTTACCAGACAACCTGTTTAGCTCTATCAATCTGCCTACAGTTCGGGTCATGTTTTCGGGAGGCGGGGAGCCAGAAAACTGGTCAGGGGCAGACGAGGATATCTCTCTTGCTTTCTTAGAATTGGCTCCCGGCAAGATCACGCGCCGCTACAACCCTCGCTACCATCTTTACTGGCGACCGTTAGTTGCTTTTGTAGAACCAAGAGAAAACTTTAAAGGAAGACCTGTCTCCAATGCAGTAGCTATGGAGCGATATAAGTATGAAAAACGCTCGGAAAATCCTGGACCATTTAATTCTCTGCTTCTCAAGCAGCTTGATCAAGTATGGGGAAGTAATTGGCAAGATTACTTCCCCTTGAATGTAGAGCAGGTTTACACTCAAGCTGTACCGCAGCGTTTCTACCGAGTTCGCTATTTGGAACTGTGGGACTTTGGTAAGGACTTAGTTGATGATCCAAAGCACCCGAATACTGAATGGTTGGGTGCGTTTAAGCCTGACGGTAGCGTGGACTTGAGGTTTGGAAGCAAAAGGAAACAGCTTGACAAGCTTTATCCAGGTAGGGTTCGCTCAGTCTCCCCAGATTCTAATAGCTACCCGTTGTCTTTCAGCGTGGTCAAGGTAAATACGGCAGATCAGGAGGAAGTAGAGCCTCGGCACAGACTAGAGTTGCCTCCCCTATTCAAAGGCTTGGTCAATAATCTGGATTTCTACTATGGCGAAGTCGGGGAAAATCGCTCAATGCTCAATGTGTGGGAAGTTCAATACGGAGCTGAGGCTCGTATTCGGTTGCTATCTGATGAGCAGTTGCTACGTCAAGGTAGGAAAGACCCGCACGCGGGCATGGGTCAAAACACAGTTAGATACATCAGCGAACACGATGGGAAGCCCACCCTGTACGGCTATGACTTGAATACTGAGGGAGTACGGGTTCCCTATTCATACGAACAGCTACGCAAAGTAGCTGAGTTTTTGTTCGAGGAGATATGGAATGATCCTAAACGCAAGACTCACTTACAAGACCAGTACCTTCGATTCTTGCTCAAGTCGAGTTCTTGGCAACCAAAGGGAGTAGAACATCCCTTAACCGCTTTTGACCTGCGTAAAGTAGCAGACATCATTGCAACCATGCGTGCGGAGTCACGAGCAATGGGAACGGAGGATTGGCGAACTTTTTTAGAGCATCTGACTAATCCCGATGGGTTGAATAATCTAGTAGATATGGTGCGTGCCAAGTACTGGCGTGACCACCGAGTCTTTCCTGAAGACTTCAGAGACCGATTGGTTTCAACTCTGGCCTATTCCAATAGCGTTACTGAATCTCAGAGTGATAGTGCCATTCAAGGCACGTTGTTTGATACAACCGCATTTCAAGCTGAAACAACTACATCTAAAGAACCAGCAACACCCTCAAATACTCGACAACTTTTGGAGGAGCAGGTTTTCGCTAAACTCGGCAAGAAATCTGAAATCTTGGACTACTTGATGGACAACATAGTTCATTCACTGAAACAGGCAACAAGGAATCTGTTTCTGACAGAAGGTAGCACTCGTGATGAGGAGATAGGCAGCCACAGCGTACTAAAATTAACCTACGGGAAAAAGCCTTGGGATACTTCGTTTTACGTTTACGAACGCAACCAAGACGGTAATGGGGCGACAAGGCTGGCATCAGAGGTACTAAAAGAGAATCCAACCCATTTACTTAAGCGTTGGTGGGAAGTAACTTTATCGTGTCCCCTAGGTGATGAAGAAGACTTTTTGAAGAGAGTCTTACGAGACAATAAGCAGCTACTTCTGGACTTCCAAGAAACATTTTTCCAATCCGAACCACAGAACAGATCAAACCCCAGAGATTTTCTTTTCCCTCTTGTTGAGGAACAGGTTAAAGATAAAGATCACGATCCTTTACTCCAGCGTTTAGCTGGATTGCTGACGAGTGAACTGAGCATTGCAGGGCAGACCTTGCCCCGCATTGGCTTACAAAGTGAGTTGCTGCATCTGGAAGATGCCTTGGCTGAGAGATTTAAGCGACCTCCAACCCCAAGGGAACTGGCAGGTTACGCAGCCACACAAGTTCAACAGGAGCCAACAAACTATCCTTATCTAGCTCAGTTGATGCAGAGGTATGAAGAGCATACCCAAAACTTAGGTTTAGAGGATGAAGATTCGGAGGACACGGCAAATGCATTAGACCGATTCCTGGCTCAAGTTGAGAATATGAGTCTGAGTACTTGTGTGGATGCCTGTCCAGCTTGTTTGGCAGCTAGCTGCGATCACGGGCATATTGATGTGATGCGCCATACCATTTCTCGACGTTACTTGAAAATGGCTCGCCATCTTTTGACCCAAGAACTGACTCGTGAATACGGTCAGGAGCCTGTTGAAAACTTGGTGGCGATCGCTCAGCACAACGGGGGTTATGTAATCCTCGAACATTTGGGTCAACCCAATCCCGCTTACATGCTTCAGCTCAAGAATCAGGGCTTCAAGATGATTAAGCGGGACTTTGACCACGAAACTTTTGTCGTGCGCCAGATGTTCTATTACCAAGGAAATACATGA